DNA sequence from the Sulfurimonas sp. HSL3-7 genome:
CGAAAACGTGTGGCTAAAGTACACCAAGAACAACCTCGAAGAAGAGCTTTTTTATAGCGTAAAATTGCGCCCGTCCCATCTCTTTATCTACCCGACTTCTCAGAGTAAAATGATACTCGCCAGTCCGAGGAAACTGAAAAACCCGACGATATCGGTCACTGTGGTCAAGAGCACCGACGAACCGACCGCCGGGTCGATATCCGCCTTTTTGAGCAGCAGCGGGATGACCGAGCCGAAAAAACCCGCCGAAAAGAGGTTGATCACCATCGAAAGGGCGATGACCACACCCAGCAGCGGCATGGAAAACCATGCGCCTGCGACCACCCCTATGGCTACCGCGAAGATCAGTCCGTTCATCAACGCCAGATAGACCTCTTTCATGATTGTCTCCCTCGCATCGCCGCCGCTGATGTCGCCCAGGGCCATCTGGCGTACGGTAACGGTCAGGGTCTGCGTCCCGGCATTGCCGCCCATGGAGGCGACGATAGGCATCAAAACGGCTAGTGCCACAAGCGACTGGATCGTGGCGTCAAAGAGGCCGATGACCCCCGATGCAGCAATCGCAGTCAGAAGGTTGATCCCCAGCCAGAAAGCACGGTGCTTCCCGATATGCAGCAGACTCTCTTTCTGTTCGGCCTCTTCACTGACCCCGGCAAGGTGGTAAAGCTGCCCGGTGGCACGCTCTTCGATGATGTCGTAGATATCATCGGAGGTGATACGTCCGAGCAGCCTGCCATCCGCATCGATGACCGCGACAACACTCATGTCGTAGTTCGAAGCGGTCTCGACGACCTCGTTGATATCGTCGGTGGCATGGACGGCAACGGTGTTGACCCCCTCTTTGAGCAGCTCTTCATAGCGCTCCTTCGGCCCCAGCAAGATCAGATCCTCAAGGGGGATCGATCCCAGAAAAAACCCTTCCCTGCTGATGACATAGACCTGGTTGACGTTGTCAAGCTCCTTGGCCGCTTTGAGCTTTTTGAGCCGTCGGACCGACTCGCCGATCTGTTCGTCTACGAAGGCGCTGAAAAGTTCGGTCTG
Encoded proteins:
- the mgtE gene encoding magnesium transporter, with product MRTSLPELIETLENSVRNYTENLETTIHPYDISELLLELREHDESLYLEKLSQLPEELKALVLIELPKHCHEEVLEYFTPSEIADLTNILDTDDAAELIRNIEEVDEAVADEVLQSLPEEDRQTLEELISYGDYEAGAYMQTELFSAFVDEQIGESVRRLKKLKAAKELDNVNQVYVISREGFFLGSIPLEDLILLGPKERYEELLKEGVNTVAVHATDDINEVVETASNYDMSVVAVIDADGRLLGRITSDDIYDIIEERATGQLYHLAGVSEEAEQKESLLHIGKHRAFWLGINLLTAIAASGVIGLFDATIQSLVALAVLMPIVASMGGNAGTQTLTVTVRQMALGDISGGDARETIMKEVYLALMNGLIFAVAIGVVAGAWFSMPLLGVVIALSMVINLFSAGFFGSVIPLLLKKADIDPAVGSSVLLTTVTDIVGFFSFLGLASIILL